The following coding sequences lie in one Phragmites australis chromosome 8, lpPhrAust1.1, whole genome shotgun sequence genomic window:
- the LOC133926626 gene encoding uncharacterized protein LOC133926626 isoform X2 codes for MRKLKRNCKKTPNPSPKPPRSSPRQPPHRARGGGAAMSVGCGLECVVCLGCARWAWKRLTYIGAYDSETWPTASPADFEPVPRVCRLVLAIYDPDLSNPKFAPPGRGYFDVDPKGVVKRATYDDVGTACPPYIVYVGHAHKEIILAVRGLNLVRDADYKVLMDNKLGMQMFDGGYVHHGLLKAAKFILERETETLRYLLRQYGPEYKLIFAGHSLGSGIAALMTVLVVNNRKEFGNIPRSQIKCYALAPARCMSLNLAVKYADVINSVVLQDDFLPRTPTPLEYIFGFIFCLPCLLFLICLRDTLKRDKKKFKDPRRLYAPGRMYHIVERKFCRCGRFPPDVRTAIPVEGRFEHVVLSCSTTSDHAIAWIERESQKALELMMERENAVTPPPQQKMERLQSFEEEHKNALQRAKTLDVPHVEEIQEDDSTAPPSDTHKMKMENLL; via the exons ATGCGAAAACTaaaaagaaattgcaaaaaGACACCAAACCCAAGTCCAAAGCCACCGCGCAGCAGCCCGCGACAACCACCGCACCGAGCTCGTGGAGGGGGGGCGGCCATGTCGGTGGGATGCGGGCTGGAGTGCGTGGTGTGCCTGGGGTGCGCGCGGTGGGCGTGGAAGCGGCTCACCTACATCGGTGCCTACGACAGCGAGACCTGGCCGACGGCGTCGCCCGCCGACTTCGAGCCCGTCCCGCGCGTCTGCCGCCTCGTGCTCGCCATCTACGACCCGGACCTCTCCAACCCCAAGTTCGCGCCGCCCGGTCGCGGGTACTTCGACGTCGACCCCAAGGGCGTCGTCAAGCGCGCCACCTACGACGACGTCGGCACCGCCTGCCCGCCCTACATCGTCTACGTCGGCCACGCGCACAAGGAGATCATCCTCGCCGTGCGCGGCCTCAACCTCGTCCGCGACGCCGACTACAAG GTGCTGATGGACAACAAGCTGGGGATGCAGATGTTCGACGGCGGGTACGTGCACCACGGCCTGCTCAAGGCCGCAAAGTTCATCCTGGAGCGGGAGACGGAGACGCTAAGGTACCTGCTGCGGCAGTACGGGCCCGAGTACAAGCTCATCTTCGCCGGCCACTCGCTGGGCTCCGGCATCGCCGCGCTAATGACGGTGCTGGTGGTCAACAACCGCAAGGAATTCGGGAACATACCCAGGAGCCAAATCAAGTGCTACGCGCTCGCGCCCGCGCGGTGCATGTCGCTCAACCTCGCTGTCAAGTACGCCGACGTGATCAACTCCGTCGTGCTGCAG GATGACTTTTTGCCAAGAACACCAACACCATTAGAGTACATTTTTGGGTTTATCTTCTG CTTGCCCTGCTTGCTATTCCTCATTTGCTTGAGAGATACATTGAAACGAGACAAGAAAAAATTTAAAGATCCGAGAAGGCTGTACGCTCCTGGGAGAATGTATCATATTGTTGAGAGAAAATTTTGCAG ATGTGGAAGATTCCCGCCTGACGTCAGAACTGCTATTCCAGTGGAAGGACGATTTGAGCATGTTGTGTTATCATGCAGTACCACTTCTGATCATGCCATTGCTTGGATTGAACGAGAATCACAAAAGGCTTTAGAG CTAATGATGGAAAGGGAGAACGCAGTGACTCCACCTCCGCAACAGAAGATGGAAAGATTGCAAAGTTTTGAGGAGGAGCACAAGAATGCCCTGCAGAGAGCCAAGaccttagatgttcctcatgtaGAGGAAATTCAGGAGGATGATAGTACTGCACCACCCTCTGATACTCATA AGATGAAGATGGAAAACTTGTTGTGA
- the LOC133926626 gene encoding uncharacterized protein LOC133926626 isoform X1: MRKLKRNCKKTPNPSPKPPRSSPRQPPHRARGGGAAMSVGCGLECVVCLGCARWAWKRLTYIGAYDSETWPTASPADFEPVPRVCRLVLAIYDPDLSNPKFAPPGRGYFDVDPKGVVKRATYDDVGTACPPYIVYVGHAHKEIILAVRGLNLVRDADYKVLMDNKLGMQMFDGGYVHHGLLKAAKFILERETETLRYLLRQYGPEYKLIFAGHSLGSGIAALMTVLVVNNRKEFGNIPRSQIKCYALAPARCMSLNLAVKYADVINSVVLQDDFLPRTPTPLEYIFGFIFCLPCLLFLICLRDTLKRDKKKFKDPRRLYAPGRMYHIVERKFCRCGRFPPDVRTAIPVEGRFEHVVLSCSTTSDHAIAWIERESQKALELMMERENAVTPPPQQKMERLQSFEEEHKNALQRAKTLDVPHVEEIQEDDSTAPPSDTHSETTTEPKSTGRTSWDELMDKLFTRDEDGKLVVKKDIMARDIAIE, encoded by the exons ATGCGAAAACTaaaaagaaattgcaaaaaGACACCAAACCCAAGTCCAAAGCCACCGCGCAGCAGCCCGCGACAACCACCGCACCGAGCTCGTGGAGGGGGGGCGGCCATGTCGGTGGGATGCGGGCTGGAGTGCGTGGTGTGCCTGGGGTGCGCGCGGTGGGCGTGGAAGCGGCTCACCTACATCGGTGCCTACGACAGCGAGACCTGGCCGACGGCGTCGCCCGCCGACTTCGAGCCCGTCCCGCGCGTCTGCCGCCTCGTGCTCGCCATCTACGACCCGGACCTCTCCAACCCCAAGTTCGCGCCGCCCGGTCGCGGGTACTTCGACGTCGACCCCAAGGGCGTCGTCAAGCGCGCCACCTACGACGACGTCGGCACCGCCTGCCCGCCCTACATCGTCTACGTCGGCCACGCGCACAAGGAGATCATCCTCGCCGTGCGCGGCCTCAACCTCGTCCGCGACGCCGACTACAAG GTGCTGATGGACAACAAGCTGGGGATGCAGATGTTCGACGGCGGGTACGTGCACCACGGCCTGCTCAAGGCCGCAAAGTTCATCCTGGAGCGGGAGACGGAGACGCTAAGGTACCTGCTGCGGCAGTACGGGCCCGAGTACAAGCTCATCTTCGCCGGCCACTCGCTGGGCTCCGGCATCGCCGCGCTAATGACGGTGCTGGTGGTCAACAACCGCAAGGAATTCGGGAACATACCCAGGAGCCAAATCAAGTGCTACGCGCTCGCGCCCGCGCGGTGCATGTCGCTCAACCTCGCTGTCAAGTACGCCGACGTGATCAACTCCGTCGTGCTGCAG GATGACTTTTTGCCAAGAACACCAACACCATTAGAGTACATTTTTGGGTTTATCTTCTG CTTGCCCTGCTTGCTATTCCTCATTTGCTTGAGAGATACATTGAAACGAGACAAGAAAAAATTTAAAGATCCGAGAAGGCTGTACGCTCCTGGGAGAATGTATCATATTGTTGAGAGAAAATTTTGCAG ATGTGGAAGATTCCCGCCTGACGTCAGAACTGCTATTCCAGTGGAAGGACGATTTGAGCATGTTGTGTTATCATGCAGTACCACTTCTGATCATGCCATTGCTTGGATTGAACGAGAATCACAAAAGGCTTTAGAG CTAATGATGGAAAGGGAGAACGCAGTGACTCCACCTCCGCAACAGAAGATGGAAAGATTGCAAAGTTTTGAGGAGGAGCACAAGAATGCCCTGCAGAGAGCCAAGaccttagatgttcctcatgtaGAGGAAATTCAGGAGGATGATAGTACTGCACCACCCTCTGATACTCATAGTGAGACGACTACAGAACCAAAATCCACAGGAAGAACCAGTTGGGACGAACTGATGGATAAACTTTTCACCAGAGATGAAGATGGAAAACTTGTTGTGAAGAAGGACATCATGGCGAGGGACATCGCTATCGAGTGA